The DNA window CGCCGCCGCCGTGGACGATATCCAGACCACCATCAGCATCGACGCCCTGCGCGCCGAGGTGGAACTGCTGAAAAAGCAGGTGGCCGGCGCCGCGCCCGCCGAGCAGCTGGGCCTCCTGAAGCAGATTGGGGAGTTGCAGCGCGCCGTGGAAGCCGAGAAACGCGGACGGCGCGGCATCGCGTAGGCGGGCGGTGCACGCCGCTCGTGGCTGAGGCTCAGCCCGCCGTGCCCTCCAACGTCCAGGCCACCCCATTCCAGGGACTCTTGCCGTTCGCCGGATCGAGCAGGCGCGCGGTCACCGCCGTCAGGTCCTCATCCGGCCCCTCGGCCCACAGGTCATGGCCCAGCACGTAATCCCCGGCCAGCTCCTCCCAGGAGCGGTAGCGCTCACGCAGGGCGGCGGCAGCGGGCAGGATGTGCGCCCACGCCTCGGCCTCGGACAGGTAGCGGGCGGCGTAGCCCCAGCGGGCCACGTTGATCAGGCGGGCCAGGTCCCAGGCCAGCACGTCGTGGCCTGCCGCCGCCCGGAATTTGACGCGGTGGCCCTCGGCGGCCAGCCATTCCAGCATCGCCACCGTCTCGTCGTGGTCCTCTGTGCCCCACCAGCTGCTCAGGTTCATGGCCCACTGCGCCGAATCCACGCGCGGATCGGGGTTGAGGGTGTCGTGGCGGTGCCGGTTGAGGTCCGTGAGCTGCGCGCTGGCGGCCAGTGCCCACCGCCCGGCGGGGTCCAGCGGTTTGGCACGGGCCAGACGAAGCTTCAGCCAGTCCGGCATCAGCGCCTCCACGAAAAAGTCTGCGACTGCTTTGCCTGCGTTCATGGGCCTCCCTGGGGAAAGGCCCACCCGCACGCCTGCCACCTGACCGGCAATGTAGCAGCGGGCCAGACATCGGCAATACGGCCCGGGCATCCACAAATCGTTTAGGAACAACCCTCAGAAAAGAAAAGAGGCGGACCCCGAAAGGGCTGCCTCAATCCTGTTGTGTCGTGCCTACGACGCGCTTATTTGCGGTCCTGCAACTTCACGTAGTGCGCGTCCTTCTCGCCGGTGTAGACGCTGCTGGGGCGCAGCAGGCTGTTGTCCTGGCTGTACTCGATCACGCTGGCGCACCAGCCGCTGATGCGGGCCAGGGCAAAGATCGGGGTGAAGAACTCCTTCTTGATGCCCAGGTCGCTGTACACCGTGCCGCTGTAGAAGTCCACGTTGGGGTAGATGCCCTTGTCACCCAGGCGGTCCACCACCGTCTTCTCGATGGTTTCGAGAATCTGGTAGTAGTTGCTCTTGCCTTCCTTGTTCGCCACATGCTCGGCGTAGTCGCGCAGCACGCGGCTGCGGGGATCGAAGTTCTTGTAGACGCGGTGCCCCACGCCCATGATCTTTTCCTTGTTGTCCAGCTTCTTGCCGATGTACGCCTCGGCCTTGTCGGGCGTGCCGACCTCGTCGAGCATGTCCATCACGGCCTCGTTCGCGCCGCCGTGCAGCGGTCCCTTCAGGGCGCCGATGGCAGACGTGATGCACGAGTACATGTCGCTGAGGGTGCTGGAGGTGGCGATCGCCGTGAAGGTGCTGGCGTTCATGGCGTGATCGACGTGCAGCACCAGCGCGATGTCGAACAGGCGCGACTGCTCGGCGGTGGGCTCGGTGCCGGTCAGCATATACAGGAAGTTGCCCGCGTGGGTCAGGTCCATGCGCGGCGCGACCATCTCCTGGCCCTCCTGCGTGCGGCTGATGGCGGCGATGATGGTGCTGAACTGCGCGATCAGGCGAACCGTGATGGCGCGGCGGGCCTCCGGGGTGATGTCCTCGGACTGCGGGTCCAGCAGGCCCAGGTAGGACACGGCGGTGCGCAGCGCCTGCATCGGGTTGATGCCGCGCGGCATGTCCTGGATCACCTGCTGAAGCTGCTGCGGGATGGCGCGGTTTTCCTTGAGGTGCGCGTCGAACTGCGCCAGTTCCGTGGCGGTGGGCAGCTTGCCTTCCAGCAGCGCCAGCGACAGTTCCTCGAAGGTGCTGTTCTCGGCCCACTCCTGAATCGGAATGCCCAGATGCAGCAAAATCCCTTCCTCGCCGTTGATGAACGTCAGCTTGCTCTCGGTGAATTTAACGCCTGCCAGGCCCTTGGCGATTTCAGTCATGATGCCCGAGGATAGCACCGCCGCCCTGTTCGATCAGAGTCGGGTCACGTTCCCGCCGGGGTGACAACCTTCATGTCAGCCCTAGAATGCCCGGCGATGACCGCCCATTCTCAAGTCGTTCTGGCCCTCGACACTGCCACCCCACACCTGACGCTGGCCCTGCGCTGGAAGGACGGCAAAGTGGCGTCTTCCAGGGAGGTGGGCCGGGCGCACGCCGAGGAATTGCCCGCCGCCACGCGCGAACTGTTCGCCCAGTCCGGTCTTCCCTTCCGCGCCGACCTGCTCGTCATTGGCACTGGCCCCGGCTCGTATACCGGCGTGCGCGTGGGGGCCAGCTACGCGCTGGGGCTGGGCCGGGTGTGGGGCGCGGGGGTCCGCGGCGTGCCCACCCTCGAGGGGCTGGTGCGGGGCGACGGTCCGCAAGGCGTCTCGCTGGACGCCCGCAAAGGCAACATCTACGGCGCGGTCTATGACGTGTCGGGCGGCGCGGTGGACAGCGTGCGTCACGCGCCGCAGAAATTCAGTCTGGAGGAGTTCCAGGCGCTGCTCGGCCCGCTGCCCCACCACTCGGACCTCGCACCGGACGGGTTGGCGCTCCTGAAAGCCGGACTGAGGCATGGGCAGGAGCACTGGGCGCTGGCCTACCTGTAATCCCTGACCAGTTCCTCGCTCAGCGTCCACAGCCGCGCGGCACTTTCAGGGTCCAGCGCGTAGGGCTTGTACCCGAATCTCGGATCGGGATTTTGCGCGTCCAGCGGCGTGCTTTGCTGAATGTCCTCCAAAAACAGTCCGCCCACCCCTTCCAGTTGCGGTGAGGTGGCGGCCCACACGGTGGTGGACGCGCCTTCTTCCGTGGTTTTGAACACGGCGTTCAGCTTGCCCGACTCGTCCTGCCAGCCCATCGCGCGCTGCTCTTCCAGCGGGACAAACTTCTGCAACCCGGTCATGATGCCGCCGGGGTGAACTGCATTGGCCGTCACGCCGCGCGCCCCGTACTGCTGCGTCAGGCCCACGGCGAACAGGGCGTTGGCGGTCTTGCTCTGGCCGTAGGCGGCCCAGCGGTCATACGGGCGGCGCCCGAAGTTGAGGTCATCCCAGACGATGTCGCTGCGGCGGTGGCCGCTGCTGCTCAGGGCCACCACGCGGGCGGGGGCGGCGGCCAGCAGCGCGGGCATCAGCAACTGCGTCAACAGGAAGTGGCCCAGGTGGTTGGTGCCGAACTGTGTCTCGAAGCCGTCGGGGGTCTGGCCCTGCGGCGTCGCCATGATGCCCGCGTTGTTGATCAGGATATGAATGGCGGGAGCTGCCGCCAGAATCCGCGCCGCCCCCTCGCGTACCTGCGCCAGCGAGGCGAGGTCCAGCTCGATGACCTGGGCGTTCTGGTTGCCCGTCGATTCCCGCAGTTCGGCGGCGATCTTCTCCCCTTTCCCGGTGTCCCGGACAGCCAGGATCACCGACGCTCCCGCCGACAGCAGCGCGCGGGCCGTCTCCACCCCAATGCCGGAAGAGGCGCCAGTAATCACGGCGGTCTTGCCGTTCAGGTCAAGTCCCTGAACGACTTCCAGGGCGGTGGCGCGCGGCGCGAGTGGGCTGGCGATGGTCGTCATGGGACCGAGCTTACGCCCCCAGGAGGTGAACAACGGGCAGCAGCCAGCCCTCCAGATCAGAAGGTGGCCGCTGCCTGCCCGCAGAGCAATCAGCTCGTCGGCTGGCTGATCCCCTTCAGGGCCGTCTCGTCCACGCCCGTGTGTGCCCGCACGGCCAGATCGCCGAGGCTGACGATACCCACCACCCGGCTGCCCTCGGTGACGGGCAGACGGCGAAGCTGACGGTGCGACATCTCGCGGGCGGCTTCCTCCACCGTGGTGTCGGCAGTCATGGTGAACACGTCGCCGGTGGCGTAGTCGCTGGCCGGGGTGCCGAAATCGTGACCGTAGGCCACCGCGCGCACCACGATGTCGCGGTCCGTGATGATTCCGGTCAGCAGGTCGCCGTCCATGATCAGCACGTTGCCGATGCCCTGTTCCTTCATGTGGGTGGCGACCTCCTTAAGGGTGGCGCCGGTGTCCACCGTCGTCAGGTCCGGGGTCATGATGTCCTTGAGAGTGGTCATGAGCCACCCTAGCCCGTCAGCGTAGGGGGGCCGTGGGGAGGCGCTAAAGAAACGGGAAAGGGAGAGGCGCAACTGGCCTCTCCCCCCTTGATCAACCTGTCTCGCTCAGCGCATCAGCCAGTCGAAAGCCGTCTTGACCAGGGCGTTCCGGCTGCCCGGGGTCAGGCCTTCCAGGCCGAAGCCCATGTTGACGGTGCGGTAGCGGCCCGCGTCGTTGGCGACGATGGCCCCGGCGTTTTCACCGGCGCTCTGGGCGCTGACCCGGCCGCCGCGCGCGGGCTGGCTGGCCTGCTGGCCGCTGGTGCCGAAGATCTGGCCCAGCGCGGTGCCGATGATCTTGCCTGCCAGCTGCTCGACCAGACCGCGCGGGTCCTGCTGCTTCTGGGCGGCGCGGCCCCGGTTGGGGTCCACCTTGATGCTCTGGGCGCTGATGGTGCCGGCATTGGCATTGGCGCTGCCCCACGAGGCGACGGTGGCGCTGCCGCCCAGATCGGCGATCACGTCGGGGTAAACCTGATTCTGGGCGCTGCCCGCCGCGTTCAGGGTGTAGGCGGTGTTGCCGAACGGTCCGCTGGTCACGAATTTGGCGGTGCCGCTGCTGTCGGCCACCAGCCGGGACTTGAGGACGCTGCGGTAGAAGTCGCCCTCGCCGATGTCGTAGCCGATGTCCTGGCCGGTCACCAGCAGCCGTCCGCCGCCCGACAGGTACTGGCGCAGGGTGTTCTGATCGGCGGGGGTGATGGTGTTCTGGTACTGCTCGCCGCTGGCCCAGATCACGATGTCGGCCTTCTGCATCTCGCTCAGCGGGGCCGGGCCCTGCGACTGCACGTTCCACACGAAGGCGCCGCCGCTGACCGCGTTGGACTTGAGGGCGTCGCGCAGCGCACCCGTCACGTCCGTGCCCACGCCCATGTCGTCATCGACCAGCAGCACGCGGGGTTTGCCGGCCGTGGGAGCGGGCGTGGGTTTGGGAGCGGGCGTCGGGGCCGGGGTGGGCTTGGGCGCAGGCACCGAGGAGCCGGGCACCGGCTTGATAAAGCAGCCCTTGAACTTGCCCACGGCGGGATCGCGGCCCCACTCGGCGACGGTGCAGTTGAACCCGTCGGTGCCGGTGCCGGTCAGGTACTGGCCCTCGGTGCCGAAAGCGGCCAGCCGCTGCCCGCTGAAGTTGCACTTCTGGCCTTCCAGCGCGCACAGTTCGTACCCGGCCGGGCCGGTAGGCGTCTTGTTGGTGGCGGGCGGAGGGGTGGGCGTCGGCTTGGGGGCCGGAGTCGGCGTGGGCGCTGGGGTGGGCTTGGGAGCCGGCGTTGGGGTAGGGGCCGGCGTGGGAGTGGGGGCCGGGGTGGGTTTGGGTGTCGGCGTCGGGGTGGGTGTTGGCGTCGGCGCTGGTGCAGGCGTCGGCTTGGGCGCCGGGGCCGGAGCGCTCACGCTGACGCCCAGCTTACCCAGCGCTCCGGGCAGGCTGATCAGGCCGAAGCCCACGTTGTTGTTCTTGCTGCCCGCGTTGCTGGCACTGGTGTACAGGGCGTTCTTGATGCTGTCCACGCTGCTGCCCGGCTTGGCCGACAGCATCACGGCCACCGCGCCCGCCGTGATGGGGCTGGCCTGCGAGCTGCCGCTCTTGGCGCCGTACTTGCCGCCCGGAATGGAACTGGTGATGTCCACCCCCGGCGCGGCGATATCGGGTTTGACGAAGACCCCGTTGATCTTGCCGCTCCAGGCTACCGGTCCCCGGCTGCTAAAGCTGGCCACGTTGCCGCTCTGGTCCACCGCGCCCACCCCGATGGCGTCGGGCAGGTTGCCGGGGCTGCCGGTGCTGGCCGACGCCGGGCCGAAGTTGCCGATGGCGAACACCGGCACCACGTTGGCCTTGAGCATGTTCTCCAGCGGCACGATGAACTCGTCGTAGGTGCCCGGAATCCCCAGGCTCATGTTCACCACGTCCGCACCGTCGTCGGTGTCGGCGTTGTTGTCGGGGTCCAGCACGTACTGCATCCCGGCGATCACCTCGGCAAACGTGCCCTCGTTGTTGGGCAGCACCAGCGCGCTGATAATTTTGGCGCTGGGGGCCACCCCTACCGTGTCACCCACCAGCAGCCCCGCCGTGTGGGTGCCGTGATCCGCGCTGTCGTGCGGCTGGCTGTTGACGCGGTTGCCCTCCGCGTCGAACTCGGCGAAGGCGGCGATCTTGCCCTGGAGTTGCGGGTGGTTGGGATCGATGCCGCTGTCCAGGTGGCCGATCTTGATGCCCTGCCCCTTGAAGCCGGCGGCCCAGGCCTGCGGCGCGCCGATCTTGGCCAGGTGCCACGGCTCCCCGGCGGCGGCGGCCGAGGCGCTCAGGGCCACCGCCCGCTGCGGCTTGGGAATCTGCACCTTGAAGTTCTCGAACACGTCGGTCACGAACGGCAGCGCGGCCAGGGCGCGGGCCTGCACCGGGGTCAGCGGCAGGAAGATGCTCTGGTCCAGCCACAGCGAGGTGGCCTGACCGCTCTTGATCGCGCTGGCCAGGAAACCGGCCGCCGAGCCCAGCTGATCCAGCCGCCCGTTGAGCTGCGCGCGCAGGTTCTTGAGCTGCGCCCGGCCCCGCGCGTCGTTGCCGAACTGGAAGCGCACGATCACGCCCACCTTGGTCTGGTCACCGCGCTTGGCGCGTTCCAGCAGCGTGGGCGACAGGCCCGCCGCGCCTGCCGAGGAGAGGGACAGGCCGCCCAGCAGCAGGGCCGCGCCCAGCATCAGGCTCTTTTTCTTCAGAGGCATCGTCATGAGGCTCAGCGTAGCCGCCCGCCCATGACGGCCCCTGAACACGGCGTGAGGAATCCTTAAAGTGCCGTCAGGGCCGCATCAGTCTGATGGCGGGGGCGTCGGGAACGTCCGGGGGCCGTGCGCGGCGTCGTCTCCGGTGCCCGTAGGGCCATCTTCCTCCCCTTGGCCCTTTGCTGAGACAGCGGTGGGGGGGGCGGTCAGCGGTCGTAGCCGATGATGATCTCGCCCTCGGTCAGCTTGCGGTTGATCATGCTGGTGCGGCTGTAATTCAGGATGATCAGGCCGCTTTCCAGTTCCAGCAGGTTCAGGGTCGCCCGGACGCCATTGCCGGCGGTGGCGTCGCTGCCCAGCAGCTTCCACTGAAAGCCGCTGCGGACGGGCAGCACCCGGTCCGGGGCGGTGCTGGGTACCACGGGAGTGGGCAGGGCGCTGTAGCCTTCCGGGCCGCGCAGCTCGCCCGTTCGCAGATTGATGCTCAGGCCGTCCAGCACGTTGTTCAGGGCCGGATTGCTGCCGAACACCACGCGGCCGGAATCGCGCGTCAGCGCCAGCCGCGCGGTCTTGCTGGAGGACACCAGCACCTCCTGGAACACCAGGTAGCGCCGGTAGTCCTCCTCGGAGATGCCCAGGCGCGGGTCATAGGGCGCGCGCACCCCCCGGCTGGCGCTGACAATCACCTGATACAGCGCGTCGGCGCTGCCACCCACCCGCTCCACGCGCATGCGCAGATCCACGGTGGACAGGCTGGGACGCTTTTCCATGATGGTCACGTTCTGCCCCTGCAGCGGCAACAGCGCCGACAGCCGGGCCAGCCCCACGTTGCCCAGCGGCGGCGCGACATCGGTCTTCACCGCCGCCCCCAGGGACGCCAGAAGCAGGAGAAATGGAAGTGTCCGCGCCGCCTTCATGCCAGGGTCGAGCATAGGGCGGGCGGGTGAGAACTCGTGTGTGGAACGCTCACCTGGGCATCAGCCAGGGCAGCCCCGGCACGGCCCGGCAAGGGCGCTGGCCCCGCGACACCCACACCGCAAAAGGCGAGGCGAGCCCACAGCCCCGCCTCGCCCCTCAGCCCGCCGGGTTACGCCTTGCCGACGCTGCCCAGCACGCCCATCTTGTGCTCGATCACCTGCGACATCACGTCGCGGGCGCGGCCGAAGATCTTGCGCGGGTCGAACTCCTTGGGCGTGGCCTGCAACACCTCGCGGATGCCCACGGTGCTGGCCAGCCGCAGATCGGTGTCCACGTTGACCTTGGCGATGCCGAACCCCGTGGCGCGCTGCAGATCCTCGTCGGCAATGCCCGCCGCGTCGCCGATCTCGCCGCCCGCCGCGCGGAAGCGCTCGATGATGTCCTGCGGCACGCCGCTGGAGCCGTGCGCCACCAGCGGAATGCCAGTCATGCCCGCGATCTTCTCGATGCGCGCGTGATCGATGTAGGGGCGGCCCTTGCCCTTGAACGCGCCGTGGCTGGTGCCGATGGCAATCGCCAGGTAATCGGTGCCGGTCTGCTCGATGAACTGCACGGCTTCCTCGGGATCGGTCAGGAAGGCGTCCTTCTCGTCCACGACGATGTGCTCCTCGATGCCGCCCAGCCGACCCAGCTCGGACTCCACGCTGATGCCCATGGCGTGCGCGGCCTCCACGACGCGGCGGGTCTCCTTGACGTTGTCGGCGAAGTCGTGGTGCGAGGCGTCGATCATCACACTGGTAAAGCCCATGCGAATGGCGTTCAGCGCCGACTCGTAGGAGGAGCCGTGATCCAGGTGCAGGGCCACCGGCACCGTGGCGCGGTGGGCCATGTCCTTGACGATGTTGGCCAGATCCTGGCCGCCGTACTTGATGGCCCCCTCGCTCATCTGCACCATCACCGGGCTGCGCAGCCGCTCGGCAGTGTGGATGATCGCCTGGGTGATCTCCATGTTGTTGGTGTTGAACGAGCCGACGCCGTACTTGCCGGCGCGGGCGGGAATCAGAATGTCGTTACCGGTGACGAGCATGGTTGCCTCCTTATAAGCCCCTCTACTGTACCCGGCCTGCCGAAAAAGAGGCCAGGACGTTTGGACACGGTGAGCCGTGGGGAGCCACTCTGGCCTTTCCAAGCCCCAGGCGTAGCATGAAAGGCATGACCCCCGCCCGCCCGGCCCCCGACTTCACGGCCCTGTTCTCAGCCCGCGCCCGGCGCATGAACGCCAGCGCCATCCGCGAGATTCTGAAGGTCACGCAGCAGCCAGACATCATTTCTTTTGCTGGAGGCCTGCCCGCGCCGGAGCTGTTTCCGCTGGAGGAGGTCAGAAGGGCCGCCGACGCCGCGCTGACCCGCTACGGCCCCGCCGCCCTGCAGTACAGCACCACCGAGGGCCATCCACCCCTGCGCGAGTGGATCGGGGCCAGGGCCGGGATTCCCGCCGCCAACGTGCAGATCATGACCGGCAGCCAGCAGGCGCTGGACTTGCTGGGTAAGATCCTGATCTCGGAGGGGGACACGGTGCTGGTGGAGGCGCCGACGTACCTGGGCGCCTTGCAGTCCTTCCAGCCGTACGGCCCCCGCTACGTGCAGCTGCCCACCGATGACGGCGGCATCGACGTGGACGCTCTGGCAGAGTTGCTCCAGACCACCCCGGCCAAACTGCTGTACGCCGTGCCCAACTTCCAGAACCCCACCGGGCGCACCCTGGACGCCCAGCGCCGCCGCCGCCTGGTGGAGCTGACCGCCCAGTACGGCGTCCTGGTGATCGAGGACGATCCCTACGGTCAGCTGCGCTTCTCCGGCGAGCCCGCCCCCAGCCTGTACGAACTGGGGCTGGAGTACGCCGGGGACGTGGAGGCCAACCACATCCTCTACTGCTCCAGCTTTTCCAAGACGCTGGTGCCGGGCCTGCGCGACGCCTGGGTACAGGCCGCCGCGCCAATCGTTTCCAAGCTGGTGCAGGCCAAGCAGGGCGCGGACCTGCACACGCCCACGCTGAATCAGATGATCGTGACCGAACTGCTGGACGAGGTGCTGCCGCGCCAGATCGAGACGGTGAGGCGGGCCTACGGCCAACGCGCCGCCGCTATGCTGGGGCACATCGGAGAACAGTTTCCGGGCGGCGTGCAGTCCACCCGTCCCGAAGGCGGCATGTTCCTGTGGGTCACGCTGCCGGAAGGAATCGACAGCACGCGGATGCTGGAGCGCGCGCTGAGCCGCAACGTGGCCTACGTGCCGGGCAGTCCATTCTTCGCACTGGGCGGCGGCGAGAACACCCTGCGTCTGAGCTACAGCAGCGCGACGCCGGAGCAGATCGAGCGCGGCATCGCGGCGCTGGGCGAGACGATCCGCGAGGCGCTGGACTGATGGGCGAGGCCACAGCCGCCGTGCTGGCCGAGGTGGGGGCCGAACGGCAGCGGCAGGACGCGAGGTGGGGCCAGCAGGATCACGCGCCGGAGGTGTGGCTGATGGTGCTGGCCGAGGAGGTGGGCGAGGCGAACCAGGCCGCGTTCGAACATCTGTTTCCTCGCTTCGACAAACACGCGGCGCAGCGTGGCCCGCGCAGTCTCGCAGACTACCGCCGGGAACTCGTGCAGGTGGCGGCGGTGGCTGTGGCCGCGATTGAAAGCCTGGATCGCCAGAGTGGATCTGCCCCGAGCTGATCTGCCCAGAGCTGATCTATCATCGGCGGCATGAGTCGCGCGGCCCCCATCGGTGTGTTCGACAGCGGCGTGGGCGGCCTGAGCGTGCTGGCCGAGTTGCGCCGCCTATTGCCCCACGAGGATTTCCTCTATCTGGCCGACACCGCGCACCTGCCCTACGGCGCGCGGCCCGGCGAGGAGATCCGCGAGTTGACCGGGCGGGCCGTGGCCGAACTGCACGCCCGCGGGGTGAAAGCGGTGGTGGTGGCGTGCAACACGGCGTCCGCATACAGCCTGGAACACCTGCGCGCCCGCTTCGACATGCCGATCATCGGGCTGGTGCCGGCCCTCAAACCCGCCGTGGCCGCCACGCGGACAGGCGTGGTGGGCGTCCTCGCCACCCCCGGCACGCTGCGCGGCACGCTGCTTCAGGACGTGATCCGCACTTTTGCCGAGCCGGCGGGCGTGCGCGTGCTGACCGCCGTGAGCGCCGAATTGGTGCCGCTGGTGGAGGCCGGGCAGGCGGACGGGGAACGCACGCGGGCGGTGCTGCGCGAGGTGCTGGCGCCCATCGCCGAGGCGGGCGCGGATGGACTGGTGCTGGGCTGCACGCATTACCCGTTTCTGGCGGGCAGCATCCGGGCCGAATTCGGCCACGCCTTTGCCCTGCTGGACAGCGGCGCGGCGGTGGCCCGGCAAACCCGCAACGTCCTTCAGGGGAGTGATCTGCTGAACACCCATCAGGCCCAGGGCGCGGTGGCCTCTTTCGTGACCGGAGACGTGGAGGCCGCCCGCCCGGTGTTCGCGGCCCTGAGCGCAGACCAGGCCGAGCCTGTGCATCTGGCGGCAGTCAGCGCGTAAGCTGCGGGCCATGTCGTCTCCCTCTGGCCCCCACAAGCTGCCCATTCGTCAGGGGCGTGACCTTTTGGAGCCCCGGCCCCTGACCGTGCGGCGCGGCGTCAACCCCTACGCGCCGGGCAGCGCGCACCTGACGCTGGGACGCACCGAGATCCTGGCGACGGTCACGCTGGAGGACAAGCCCGCCCCGCACATGCGCGGCAAAAAGGAGGGCTGGCTGACCGCCGAGTACGCCATGCTGCCGCGCGCCACGCATGACCGCACGCCCCGCGAGCGCGGCCTGCAAAACGGGCGGCGGCACGAGATTCAGCGCCTGCTGGGCCGGGCGCTGCGGGCCAGTATGGACTTGCGCCCCTTCCGGAATCAGACCATCTACGTGGACTGCGACGTGCTGGTGGCCGACGGCGGCACGCGGGTGGCGAGCATCCTGGCGGCGCACGCGGCCCTGCACGATTTCTGCGACCGGCGGGTCACGGCGGGCACCCTGAGCGAGTGGCCGCTGCGGCACGCGGTGGGGGCCATCAGCGTGGGCTACGTGGGCCAGGAGCTGCGCGTGGATCTGGACTACGCCGAGGACAGCACCGCGCGGGCCGACCTGAACGTGGTGGCCACCGAAGCCGGATTGATCATCGAGGCCCAGGGCGGCGCCGAGGACGGCCCGCTGAGCGTGGCGGACTACGTGGCTCTGCTGGAGGCGGGCACGGCGGCAGTGCAGGGCGTGCTGAAAGAGATGGGACGGCAACTGGCCGCAACCAAAGGCTAGAGCATTTGTCCGAATTGCTGCATCAGAAAAAAGACTTCTGATGCCTCCATTATCCCAAATGCTCAGCAAAATTCACTCACTCCGTTCGGCCAAAAGCAAACAACACTTTTGACAAATGCTCTAGAACGGGGCAACTCTCAATTCATCTTCATGGCGGCCCCGTCCAGGCCCGGTTCCCTGCGCTAAACTCCAGAGCATTCCCAAGGAGGATCACCATGAGCGGAGCGAAATTCATCGGGCGGGCGCTGCTTGCCAGCATCTTTATCAAGAACGGCCTGGAACACCTGCAAAACCCCGATCCCGTGGTGCGTGCGGCGCGTGGGGCCGAGATCCCGCAGCCCGAACTGGCCGTCCAGATCAACTCCGGCGTGATGGTGGGCGCGGGCGCGCTGCTGGCGCTGGGCCTGTTCCCGCGTCTGGCGGGCACCGCGCTGGCCGCCAGCCTGGTGCCTACCACCGTCATCGGCCACCCGTTCTGGGACAAGCAGGGCAAGGAGCGCGAGCAGCAGCAGACGCAGTTCCTGAAGAACCTGGCACTGTTCGGCGCGTTGATGTACGTCAGCGGCCACGACTGAGCGCAACGGGGCAACGGCAACGTCGCAAGCCTGGGTAAAGGCCCGCCTTGCCACGCCGCCCCATGACCTCCATACACTCGGGCCATGACGAAAAACGATTCGGCCCCTGACCGGCAGGGCGGTCTGCCTGACGATCTGGGCAACGACATGAGCGAGCGCAGCGGGTACTACGACGAATCCGAAACCGGCATGACCGACACGCCCATTGGCCGTGAACGCCAGCCGCCCGAGGCGGTGCC is part of the Deinococcus radiopugnans ATCC 19172 genome and encodes:
- the rph gene encoding ribonuclease PH → MSSPSGPHKLPIRQGRDLLEPRPLTVRRGVNPYAPGSAHLTLGRTEILATVTLEDKPAPHMRGKKEGWLTAEYAMLPRATHDRTPRERGLQNGRRHEIQRLLGRALRASMDLRPFRNQTIYVDCDVLVADGGTRVASILAAHAALHDFCDRRVTAGTLSEWPLRHAVGAISVGYVGQELRVDLDYAEDSTARADLNVVATEAGLIIEAQGGAEDGPLSVADYVALLEAGTAAVQGVLKEMGRQLAATKG
- a CDS encoding DoxX family protein, giving the protein MSGAKFIGRALLASIFIKNGLEHLQNPDPVVRAARGAEIPQPELAVQINSGVMVGAGALLALGLFPRLAGTALAASLVPTTVIGHPFWDKQGKEREQQQTQFLKNLALFGALMYVSGHD
- the murI gene encoding glutamate racemase; this encodes MSRAAPIGVFDSGVGGLSVLAELRRLLPHEDFLYLADTAHLPYGARPGEEIRELTGRAVAELHARGVKAVVVACNTASAYSLEHLRARFDMPIIGLVPALKPAVAATRTGVVGVLATPGTLRGTLLQDVIRTFAEPAGVRVLTAVSAELVPLVEAGQADGERTRAVLREVLAPIAEAGADGLVLGCTHYPFLAGSIRAEFGHAFALLDSGAAVARQTRNVLQGSDLLNTHQAQGAVASFVTGDVEAARPVFAALSADQAEPVHLAAVSA
- a CDS encoding PLP-dependent aminotransferase family protein, whose product is MTPARPAPDFTALFSARARRMNASAIREILKVTQQPDIISFAGGLPAPELFPLEEVRRAADAALTRYGPAALQYSTTEGHPPLREWIGARAGIPAANVQIMTGSQQALDLLGKILISEGDTVLVEAPTYLGALQSFQPYGPRYVQLPTDDGGIDVDALAELLQTTPAKLLYAVPNFQNPTGRTLDAQRRRRLVELTAQYGVLVIEDDPYGQLRFSGEPAPSLYELGLEYAGDVEANHILYCSSFSKTLVPGLRDAWVQAAAPIVSKLVQAKQGADLHTPTLNQMIVTELLDEVLPRQIETVRRAYGQRAAAMLGHIGEQFPGGVQSTRPEGGMFLWVTLPEGIDSTRMLERALSRNVAYVPGSPFFALGGGENTLRLSYSSATPEQIERGIAALGETIREALD